One window of the Tachypleus tridentatus isolate NWPU-2018 chromosome 10, ASM421037v1, whole genome shotgun sequence genome contains the following:
- the LOC143230184 gene encoding uncharacterized protein LOC143230184 isoform X4 gives MGTLGLYLIVFIVSVGVGDGDQRNSFWSGGYQQPSQTSPPSFTNGRTFHYPSQTSPPSFTNGRTFHTPSQTSPPSFTNGRTFHTPSQTSPPSFTNGRTFHSPSQTSPPSFMNGHNYQFPQQTSPPSLMNGRNYQSFSRTSFPNLMNGRNYKSISQTSPPIFVNGRNYQSRRMGWQPHFRASGVLVADSDHSSNGLINRHSLQNKPSISGFAYTQKNLFSPHQTTTSRSDRPEQDITNYGLRDNTSRFRNPYSRYFKSSYSYNSERNITSSNVPDLTLARIQKRIEMAQRSRYAMQNTRYTSNEAVNDIPQSANNSPVSIYQGISKTNQNNKHISDDDLTQLRQFNSPFSSTGVSSRQPINNYVPEAETSSTWQSDTMEDSVPQHDINKRRLNNQRQFGAKTQSSGNPYSSHKLFWDDQTRDRLRQQNEVIQERERNSFQQHQYEYQLRPQYPDEQTQEVSQWPETWTQKSTFEQQHGHQLSSPPLFNGQFQLPWSELNNKNQNVFTTQFQESQRENRRHQNQNGEQYITSQVPYTREDTVTSLPSRVGVTDQREDALRRQYEQAEQRRRQQEMALRQQQQQQKGEQFPTYQLPYSPGEIQSSEQPVGRGEQREEALRRQYELAEQRRRQQEEALRQQQQQQKGEQFPTSQLPYSPEEALIPQQTVDVGQQREEALRRQYELAEQRRRQQEEALSQQQQQQQKGEQFPTSQLPYPPEEAPSPQQPVDKGQQREEALRRQYELAEQRRRQEEALRQQQEKGEQLPYYREEAPSQQQPVDKGQQREEALRRQYELAEQRRRQQEEALHQQQQKGEQFSTSQLPYSPEEAPSPQQPVDKGQQREEALRRQYELAEQRRKQQEEAQRQQQQQQKGEQFPTSQLPYSPEEALIPQQTVDVGQQREEALRRQYELAEQRRRQQQEAQRQQQQQQKGEQFPTSQLPYSPEEALIPQQTVDVGQQREEALRRQYELAEQRRQQEDALRQQQQQQQKGEQFPTSQLPYSVEEAPSQQQPVDKGQQREEALRRQYELAEQRRRQQEEALHQQQQKGEQFSTSQLPYSPEEAPSPQQPVDKGQQREEALRRQYELAEQRRKQQEEAQRQQQQQQKGEQFSTSQLPYSPEEALIPQQTVDVGQQREEALRRQYELAEQRRRQQQEAQRQQQQQQKGEQFPTSQLPYSPEEALIPQQTVDVGQQREEALRRQYELAEQRRQQEDALRQQQQQQQKGEQFPTSQLPYSVEEAPSPQQPVDKGQQREEALRRQYELAEQRRREQEEALRQQQEKGEQLPYYREVAPSQQQPFDKGQQREEALRRQYELAEQRRRQQEEALHQQQQKGEQFSTSQLPYPPEEAPSPQQPVDKGQQREEALRRQYELAELRRRQQEEAQRQQQQQQKGEQFPTSQLPYSPEEALIPQQTVDVGQQREEALRRQYELAEQRRREQEEALRHHHQQQKGEQFPISQLPYSPGEVQSSQQPVGRGEQREEALRRQYELAEQRRRQQEEAQRQQQQQQKGEQFPTSQLPYSPEEALIPQQTVDVGQQREEALRRQYELAEQRRQQEDALRQQQQQQQKGEQFPTSQLPYSVEEAPSPQQPVDKGQQREEALRRQYELAEQRRREQEEALRQQQEKGEQLPHYREEAPSQQQPVDKGQQREEALRRQYELAEQRRRQQEEALHQQQQKGEQFSTSQLPYPPEEAPSPQQPVDKGQQREEALRRQYELAGQRRRQQEEAQRQQQQQQKGEQFSTSQLPYSPEEALIPQQTVDVGQQREEALRRQYELAEQRRRDQEEALRQQQEKGEQLPYYREEAPSQQQPVDKGQQREDALRRQYELAEQRRRQQEEALHQQQQKGEQFSTSQLPYSPEEALIPQQTVDVGQQREEALRRQYELAEQRRREQEEALRRHHQQQEGEQFSISQLPYSPGEVQFSQQPVGRGEQREEALRRQYEVTEQRRRQQEEVLRQQQRQQKGEQLSTSQLPYSPGEVQSSQQPVDKGQQREEALRRQYELDEQRRRQQEEAQRQQQQQQKGEQFPTSELPYPPEEAPSLQQPVDKGQQREEALRRQYELAEQRRRQQEEAQRQQQQQQKGEQFPTSELPYPPEEAPSPQQPVDKGQQREEALRRQYELDEQRRRQQEEAQRQQQQQQKGEQFPTSELPYPPEEAPSPQQPVDKGQQREEALRRQYELAEQRRRQQEEAQRQQQQQEKGEQYLTPQLPYSPEEVLSPQQQGDRGEQREEALRRQYELAEQRRRQKEVHTTSHTTSDTPSAPQLRSSISSGTFSTNIKREKQSKSRTISSRDSNRDEQKKPEKLLGEDENERTDSLESQSLNKNIRKERLKGSRMIRLKMDEEKDKSSVDTENKPRPSRIQGRSPLSAHLMNSAFYVSFSPAQVIQRVDYDSEQNEVTSSRPIVRVNSPFPVTGAQEYEWLQGLAPDLRENYIREVEQARSKEETDGVRAGEFLRRFFSSPGRATSGPESTTQLPFQQSTHAMEPREEDGTTKPQIKGLRSDSTADDSTTITTTTTIVTSNNNGGLYDHSCLQRQVNRPFIRPPNISHGSPYKYERVLNKYTSNFYLIALYRCDPGFTLAEPTVNTLFCQQRKWVGDIPVCVKNGF, from the exons ATGGGAACACTTGGACTATATCTCATTGTCTTTATTGTATCAGTTG GTGTTGGAGATGGTGACCAGCGAAATTCTTTCTGGAGTGGAGGTTATCAGCAACCCTCACAAACTAGTCCTCCCAGTTTCACAAATGGACGTACCTTCCACTATCCCTCACAAACTAGTCCTCCCAGTTTCACAAATGGACGTACCTTCCACACTCCCTCACAAACTAGTCCTCCCAGTTTCACAAATGGACGTACCTTCCACACTCCCTCACAAACTAGTCCTCCCAGTTTCACAAATGGACGTACCTTCCACTCTCCCTCACAAACTAGTCCTCCCAGCTTCATGAATGGACATAACTACCAATTTCCCCAACAGACTAGTCCTCCCAGCCTTATGAATGGACGTAACTACCAGTCTTTCTCACGAACTAGTTTCCCCAACCTTATGAATGGACGTAACTACAAGTCTATCTCACAAACTAGTCCTCCAATCTTTGTGAATGGACGTAACTACCAGTCTCGAAGAATGGGTTGGCAACCACATTTCCGGGCCAGTGGAGTGCTGGTTGCTGACTCTGATCATTCTTCTAACGGCTTGATTAATAGACATTCTTTACAGAATAAACCAAGCATTAGTGGGTTTGCATACACACAGAAGAACCTTTTCAGTCCTCACCAGACTACAACATCACGCAGTGACAGACCAGaacaagatataacaaattacGGTCTGAGGGACAATACATCTAGGTTTCGCAATCCATACTCTCGTTATTTTAAGAGTTCATATTCCTATAATTCAGAGAGAAATATCACTAGTTCTAATGTCCCAGATTTAACTTTGGCAAGAATTCAGAAGAGAATCGAGATGGCACAACGAAGTAGGTATGCTATGCAAAACACAAGATACACTTCTAATGAAGCTGTGAATGATATCCCACAAAGTGCCAACAATTCACCAGTTTCCATCTATCAAGGCATTTCAAAAACGAACCAAAATAACAAACACATCAGTGATGATGATTTGACTCAACTGAGACAGTTTAATTCTCCGTTTAGCTCCACAGGTGTTTCTTCAAGGCAgccaataaataattatgttccaGAAGCAGAGACTTCTTCAACATGGCAAAGTGACACCATGGAAGATTCAGTACCACAACACGATATTAACAAGCGAAGACTGAATAATCAGCGACAATTTGGAGCTAAGACACAGTCATCTGGGAATCCTTATTCTTCACATAAGTTGTTTTGGGATGATCAAACTAGAGATCGTTTAAGACAACAAAATGAGGTGATTCAAGAGAGAGAGCGGAATAGTTTTCAGCAACATCAATACGAATACCAACTGAGACCTCAATATCCAGATGAACAAACTCAAGAGGTCTCACAGTGGCCAGAAACATGGACACAGAAGTCAACATTTGAACAACAGCATGGACATCAACTGTCTTCCCCTCCATTGTTCAATGGTCAATTCCAACTGCCATGGAgcgaattaaataataaaaatcaaaatgtattcACAACACAATTTCAAGAAAGTCAGAGAGAAAACCGCAGACATCAAAACCAAAATGGAGAACAGTATATCACTTCTCAAGTTCCTTACACTCGTGAGGACACTGTAACATCCTTACCTTCAAGGGTTGGTGTAACTGATCAACGAGAGGATGCTTTAAGACGGCAATATGAACAAGCTGAACAGAGAAGAAGACAACAAGAAATGGCTCTACGTCAACAGCAGCAGCAACAGAAAGGAGAACAGTTCCCTACATATCAGTTACCTTACTCTCCAGGAGAGATCCAATCTTCAGAACAACCAGTTGGTAGAGGCGAACAGAGAGAGGAGGCTTTAAGACGACAATATGAACTAGCTGAACAGAGAAGAAGACAACAAGAAGAGGCTCTACGTCAACAGCAGCAGCAACAGAAAGGAGAACAGTTCCCTACATCTCAGTTACCTTATTCTCCAGAAGAGGCCCTAATTCCACAACAAACAGTTGACGTAGGTCAACAGAGAGAGGAGGCTTTAAGACGACAGTATGAACTAGCTGAACAAAGAAGAAGACAACAAGAAGAGGCTCTAAGTCAACAGCAGCAGCAGCAACAGAAAGGGGAACAGTTCCCTACATCTCAGTTACCTTACCCCCCAGAAGAGGCTCCATCTCCACAACAACCAGTTGATAAAGGTCAACAGAGAGAGGAGGCTCTAAGACGACAATATGAACTAGCTGAACAGAGAAGAAGACAAGAAGAGGCTCTACGTCAACAACAAGAGAAAGGTGAGCAGTTACCTTACTATAGAGAAGAGGCCCCATCTCAACAACAACCAGTTGATAAAGGTCAACAGAGAGAGGAGGCTTTAAGACGACAATATGAACTAGCTGAACAGAGAAGAAGACAACAAGAAGAGGCCTTACATCAACAGCAACAGAAAGGAGAACAGTTTTCTACATCTCAGTTACCTTACTCCCCAGAAGAGGCTCCATCTCCACAACAACCAGTTGATAAAGGTCAACAGAGAGAGGAGGCTTTAAGACGACAATATGAACTAGCTGAGCAgagaagaaaacaacaagaagaGGCTCAACGTCAACAGCAGCAGCAACAGAAAGGAGAACAGTTCCCTACATCTCAGTTACCTTACTCTCCAGAAGAGGCCCTAATTCCTCAACAAACAGTTGACGTAGGTCAACAGAGAGAGGAGGCTTTAAGACGACAATATGAACTAGCAGAACAGAGAAGAAGACAACAACAAGAGGCTCAACGTCAACAGCAGCAGCAACAGAAAGGAGAACAGTTCCCTACATCTCAGTTACCTTACTCTCCAGAAGAGGCCCTAATTCCTCAACAAACAGTTGACGTAGGTCAACAGAGAGAGGAGGCTTTAAGACGACAATATGAACTGGCTGAACAAAGAAGACAACAAGAAGATGCTCTACGTCAACAGCAGCAGCAGCAACAGAAAGGGGAACAGTTCCCTACATCTCAGTTACCTTACTCCGTAGAAGAGGCCCCATCTCAACAACAACCAGTTGATAAAGGTCAACAGAGAGAGGAGGCTTTAAGACGACAATATGAACTAGCTGAACAGAGAAGAAGACAACAAGAAGAGGCCTTACATCAACAGCAACAGAAAGGAGAACAGTTTTCTACATCTCAGTTACCTTACTCCCCAGAAGAGGCTCCATCTCCACAACAACCAGTTGATAAAGGTCAACAGAGAGAGGAGGCTTTAAGACGACAATATGAACTAGCTGAGCAgagaagaaaacaacaagaagaGGCTCAACGTCAACAGCAGCAGCAACAGAAAGGAGAACAGTTCTCTACATCTCAGTTACCTTACTCTCCAGAAGAGGCCCTAATTCCTCAACAAACAGTTGACGTAGGTCAACAGAGAGAGGAGGCTTTAAGACGACAATATGAACTAGCAGAACAGAGAAGAAGACAACAACAAGAGGCTCAACGTCAACAGCAGCAGCAACAGAAAGGAGAACAGTTCCCTACATCTCAGTTACCTTACTCTCCAGAAGAGGCCCTAATTCCTCAACAAACAGTTGACGTAGGTCAACAGAGAGAGGAGGCTTTAAGACGACAATATGAACTGGCTGAACAAAGAAGACAACAAGAAGATGCTCTACGTCAACAGCAGCAGCAGCAACAGAAAGGGGAACAGTTCCCTACATCTCAGTTACCTTACTCCGTAGAAGAGGCCCCATCTCCACAACAACCAGTTGATAAAGGTCAGCAGAGAGAGGAGGCTTTAAGACGACAATATGAACTAGCTGAACAGAGAAGAAGAGAACAAGAAGAGGCTCTACGCCAACAACAAGAGAAAGGTGAGCAGTTACCTTACTATAGAGAAGTGGCCCCATCTCAACAACAACCATTTGATAAAGGTCAACAGAGAGAGGAGGCTTTAAGACGACAATATGAACTAGCTGAACAGAGAAGAAGACAACAAGAAGAGGCCTTACATCAACAGCAACAGAAAGGAGAACAGTTCTCTACATCTCAGTTACCTTACCCCCCAGAAGAGGCTCCATCTCCACAACAACCAGTTGATAAAGGTCAACAGAGAGAGGAGGCTTTAAGACGACAATATGAACTAGCTGAACTGAGAAGAAGACAACAAGAAGAGGCTCAACGTCAACAGCAGCAGCAACAGAAAGGTGAACAGTTCCCTACATCTCAGTTACCTTACTCTCCAGAAGAGGCCCTAATTCCACAACAAACAGTTGACGTAGGTCAACAGAGAGAGGAGGCTTTAAGACGACAATATGAACTAGCTGAACAGAGAAGAAGAGAACAAGAAGAGGCTCTACGTCATCATCATCAGCAACAGAAAGGAGAACAGTTCCCTATATCTCAGTTACCTTACTCTCCAGGAGAGGTCCAATCTTCACAACAACCAGTTGGTAGAGGCGAACAGAGAGAGGAGGCTTTAAGACGACAATATGAACTAGCTGAACAGAGAAGAAGACAACAAGAAGAGGCTCAACGTCAACAGCAGCAGCAACAGAAAGGAGAACAGTTCCCTACATCTCAGTTACCTTACTCTCCAGAAGAGGCCCTAATTCCTCAACAAACAGTTGACGTAGGTCAACAGAGAGAGGAGGCTTTAAGACGACAATATGAACTAGCTGAACAAAGAAGACAACAAGAAGATGCTCTACGTCAACAGCAGCAGCAGCAACAGAAAGGGGAACAGTTCCCTACATCTCAGTTACCTTACTCCGTTGAAGAGGCCCCATCTCCACAACAACCAGTTGATAAAGGTCAGCAGAGAGAGGAGGCTTTAAGACGACAATATGAACTAGCTGAACAGAGAAGAAGAGAACAAGAAGAGGCTCTACGCCAACAACAAGAGAAAGGTGAGCAGTTACCTCACTATAGAGAAGAGGCCCCATCTCAACAACAACCAGTTGATAAAGGTCAACAGAGAGAGGAGGCTTTAAGACGACAATATGAACTAGCTGAACAGAGAAGAAGACAACAAGAAGAGGCCTTACATCAACAGCAACAGAAAGGAGAACAGTTCTCTACATCTCAGTTACCTTACCCCCCAGAAGAGGCTCCATCTCCACAACAACCAGTTGATAAAGGTCAACAGAGAGAGGAGGCTTTAAGACGACAATATGAACTAGCTGGACAGAGAAGAAGACAACAAGAAGAGGCTCAACGTCAACAGCAGCAGCAACAGAAAGGTGAACAGTTCTCTACATCTCAGTTACCTTACTCTCCAGAAGAGGCCCTAATTCCACAACAAACAGTTGACGTAGGTCAACAGAGAGAGGAGGCTTTAAGACGACAATATGAACTAGCTGAACAGAGAAGAAGAGACCAAGAAGAGGCTCTACGCCAACAACAAGAGAAAGGTGAGCAGTTACCTTACTATAGGGAAGAGGCCCCATCTCAACAACAACCAGTTGATAAAGGTCAACAGAGAGAGGACGCTTTAAGACGACAATATGAACTAGCTGAACAGAGAAGAAGACAACAAGAAGAGGCCTTACATCAACAGCAACAGAAAGGAGAACAGTTCTCTACATCTCAGTTACCTTACTCTCCAGAAGAGGCCCTAATTCCACAACAAACAGTTGACGTAGGTCAACAGAGAGAGGAGGCTTTAAGACGACAATATGAACTAGCTGAACAGAGAAGAAGAGAACAAGAAGAGGCTCTACGTCGTCATCATCAGCAACAGGAAGGAGAACAGTTCTCTATATCTCAGTTACCTTACTCTCCAGGAGAGGTCCAATTTTCACAACAACCAGTTGGTAGAGGCGAACAGAGAGAGGAGGCTTTAAGACGACAATATGAAGTAACTGAACAGAGAAGAAGACAACAAGAAGAGGTTCTACGTCAACAGCAGCGGCAACAGAAAGGAGAACAGTTATCTACATCTCAGTTACCTTATTCTCCAGGAGAGGTCCAATCTTCACAACAACCAGTTGATAAAGGTCAACAGAGAGAGGAAGCTTTAAGACGACAATATGAACTAGATGAACAGAGAAGGAGACAACAAGAAGAGGCTCAACGTCAACAGCAGCAGCAACAGAAAGGAGAACAGTTCCCTACATCTGAGTTACCTTACCCCCCAGAAGAGGCTCCATCTCTACAACAACCAGTTGATAAAGGTCAACAGAGAGAGGAGGCTTTAAGACGACAATATGAACTAGCTGAACAGAGAAGAAGACAACAAGAAGAGGCTCAACGTCAACAGCAGCAGCAACAGAAAGGAGAACAGTTCCCTACATCTGAGTTACCTTACCCCCCAGAAGAGGCTCCATCTCCACAACAACCAGTTGATAAAGGTCAACAGAGAGAGGAGGCTTTAAGACGACAATATGAACTAGATGAACAGAGAAGGAGACAACAAGAAGAGGCTCAACGTCAACAGCAGCAGCAACAGAAAGGAGAACAGTTCCCTACATCTGAGTTACCTTACCCCCCAGAAGAGGCTCCATCTCCACAACAACCAGTTGATAAAGGTCAACAGAGAGAGGAGGCTTTAAGACGACAATATGAACTAGCTGAACAGAGAAGAAGACAACAAGAAGAGGCTCAACGTCAACAGCAGCAGCAAGAGAAAGGAGAACAGTACCTTACACCTCAGTTACCTTACTCTCCAGAAGAGGTCTTATCTCCACAACAACAAGGTGATAGAGGTGAACAGAGAGAGGAGGCTTTAAGACGACAATATGAACTAGCTGAACAGAGAAGGAGACAAAAGGAAGTTCATACCACTTCTCacacaacaagtgatacaccatCTGCTCCACAGCTGAGATCTTCTATTTCAAGCGGTACTTTTTCAACCAATATAAAGAGAGAGAAACAAAGTAAAAGCAGAACTATTTCATCAAGGGATTCTAACAGAGATGAACAGAAGAAACCTGAAAAATTGCTGGGGGAGGATGAAAATGAACGTACTGATTCTCTTGAGAGCCAGtctcttaataaaaatattagaaaagaaaGACTGAAAGGATCTAGGATGATTCGATTGAAAATGGATGAAGAAAAAGACAAGTCTTCCGTCGACACTGAGAACAAACCTCGACCTTCCCGAATACAGGGAAGATCACCTCTGTCGGCGCACTTAATGAATTCTGCCTTTTACGTAAGTTTCTCACCTGCACAGGTTATTCAACGAGTCGATTACGATTCTGAGCAAAATGAAGTGACCAGCTCGAGACCGATAGTAAGGGTGAACAGTCCCTTTCCCGTGACTGGGGCTCAAGAATACGAATGGTTACAGGGACTGGCTCCTGATCTTCGAGAGAATTACATTAGAGAAGTGGAACAAGCTCGCTCTAAGGAAGAGACTGATGGTGTTCGTGCTGGAGAATTCCTCAGGAGGTTCTTCTCTTCACCAGGTAGAGCCACTTCAGGACCTGAATCTACGACTCAGTTACCTTTCCAACAGAGCACCCATGCAATGGAACCTAGGGAAGAAGATGGCACAACCAAACCTCAAATAAAAGGCTTGAGAT cGGATTCAACTGCAGATGATAGCACTActatcaccaccaccaccaccattgTAACATCCAATAATAATGGTGGTCTATACGACCATTCTTGCCTCCAGCGTCAAGTAAATCGGCCGTTTATTCGTCCACCCAACATTTCACATGGATCCCCCTACAAATACGAAcgagttttaaataaatacacttcCAACTTTTACTTAATTGCATTATATCGCTGTGATCCAGGCTTCACCCTTGCTGAACCTACAGTCAATACTTTATTTTGCCAACAGCGAAAATGGGTGGGAGACATCCCTGTGTGTGTGAAAAATGGATTCTAG